A single Cetobacterium somerae ATCC BAA-474 DNA region contains:
- a CDS encoding AIR synthase family protein, translated as MKIGKLTISDLKDLIFNNIKNNNDKILSFGEIGSDCAAIEVGDNIVYLSTDPITGSNSGLGKLAININCNDIATEGIPPIGIMLTILAPPETKKEEIAEIMREAQQEADKLGVSIIGGHTEITAAVNKTIISATSIGIGTKDNFKKREHITAGDRLIITKGVGIEGTGIIAFEKESELLDTFSKELVNDAKALLDLTSVVKDGIIANKFSKGMHDVTEGGLLGALWESSCFYNLGVEISYEKIFIPKCTKEICNYFKINPLKLISSGTMLMVVGKNNAVPLIEKLKENNIPAFDIGEFTTSKEKVLVKNGKRLEIMPPQSDELYKVI; from the coding sequence ATGAAGATTGGTAAACTTACTATTTCAGATTTAAAAGATTTAATTTTTAATAATATTAAAAATAACAATGATAAAATACTTTCTTTTGGAGAAATTGGTAGTGACTGTGCTGCTATTGAGGTTGGAGATAATATTGTTTATTTATCAACTGATCCAATTACAGGTAGTAATAGTGGTCTAGGTAAGTTGGCTATTAATATTAACTGTAATGATATTGCTACAGAGGGAATCCCTCCTATTGGAATTATGCTTACAATTTTAGCTCCTCCAGAAACAAAAAAGGAGGAAATTGCTGAAATTATGAGAGAAGCTCAGCAAGAAGCTGATAAGCTTGGTGTTTCTATAATTGGTGGACATACTGAAATTACCGCTGCGGTTAATAAAACGATAATATCTGCTACCTCAATTGGTATTGGGACAAAAGATAATTTTAAAAAAAGAGAGCACATTACTGCTGGTGATAGATTAATTATAACAAAAGGAGTTGGAATTGAAGGAACTGGCATTATTGCCTTTGAAAAAGAAAGTGAACTTCTCGATACTTTTTCTAAAGAGCTTGTTAATGATGCAAAAGCACTTTTAGATTTAACTAGTGTTGTAAAAGATGGTATTATTGCCAATAAATTCTCAAAAGGAATGCATGATGTGACTGAAGGTGGCCTTTTAGGTGCGCTTTGGGAGTCTAGCTGCTTTTATAATTTAGGCGTTGAAATTTCATATGAGAAAATATTTATACCTAAATGCACAAAAGAGATTTGTAATTATTTTAAAATTAACCCTTTAAAGCTTATATCAAGTGGAACTATGCTTATGGTAGTTGGAAAAAATAATGCTGTTCCTTTAATTGAAAAATTGAAAGAAAACAACATTCCCGCTTTCGATATTGGAGAGTTTACCACTTCTAAAGAAAAAGTTCTTGTTAAAAATGGTAAGAGGTTGGAAATTATGCCTCCTCAAAGTGATGAGTTATATAAAGTTATATAG
- a CDS encoding formate--tetrahydrofolate ligase, producing the protein MKTDIQIAQEAKLLKISEIASRLNITEDYYDTYGKYKAKLNLSLLDELANKEDGKLVLVTAITPTPAGEGKSTVTVGLTQALNKIGISSVAALREPSLGPVFGMKGGATGGGYSQVIPMEDINLHFTGDFHAIGVAHNLVSACIDNHITQGNSLGIDNTKITWKRVVDMNDRNLRNIVIGLGGKANGYPRQDSFQITVASEIMATLCLSNSLKELKENIGKIVFGYDYNDKPLTINDLKISGAVTALLKEAIKPNLVQTLENTPVIIHGGPFANIAHGCNSLLATKLALKLSDVAVTEAGFAADLGAEKFLDIKCRKGGLNPNCVVIVATVRALKHHGGAKILNEENLDALKLGLANLDKHIENMKKFNLPVVVAINKFVTDTDAEISLIKSHCESLDAPVALCEVWAKGGEGGEELAKLVLEKLEENNTKYKPLYNLDLPIKDKISKICTEIYGANGVTFSGAANKTIKQLEELGYGSLPICMSKTQKSISDKANLLGRPNNFTVEIDTIKLAAGAGFIIAMAGGIIDMPGLPKVPAAELIDIDEHGVITGLF; encoded by the coding sequence ATGAAAACAGATATACAAATTGCACAAGAAGCAAAACTATTAAAAATTTCTGAAATAGCTTCTAGGCTAAATATTACTGAGGATTATTATGATACTTACGGAAAATACAAAGCTAAACTTAATCTTTCTTTATTAGATGAACTTGCTAACAAAGAAGATGGGAAATTAGTTCTTGTTACGGCTATTACACCAACACCTGCAGGAGAAGGAAAATCTACTGTTACTGTTGGTTTAACACAAGCTTTAAATAAAATAGGTATTTCTTCAGTTGCAGCTCTTAGAGAACCGTCTTTAGGGCCTGTCTTTGGAATGAAGGGTGGAGCTACTGGTGGAGGTTATTCACAAGTTATACCAATGGAAGATATCAATTTACATTTTACTGGCGATTTCCACGCAATTGGAGTCGCTCATAATCTTGTTTCTGCTTGTATTGATAATCATATTACTCAAGGTAATTCTTTAGGTATTGATAATACTAAGATTACTTGGAAAAGAGTAGTTGATATGAATGATAGAAATCTTAGAAATATTGTTATTGGACTTGGAGGTAAAGCCAATGGGTATCCAAGACAAGATTCTTTTCAAATAACTGTTGCTTCTGAAATTATGGCAACACTTTGTCTTTCAAACTCTTTAAAAGAACTAAAAGAAAATATTGGTAAAATTGTTTTTGGTTACGATTATAATGATAAACCTCTTACAATAAATGATTTAAAAATTTCTGGTGCTGTTACAGCTCTTTTAAAAGAAGCTATAAAGCCAAATTTAGTACAAACTTTAGAAAATACTCCTGTTATAATCCATGGTGGCCCATTTGCTAATATCGCTCATGGATGTAATTCACTACTTGCTACAAAATTAGCTCTTAAGCTTTCAGACGTTGCTGTTACAGAAGCTGGATTTGCTGCTGACTTAGGTGCTGAAAAGTTTTTAGATATTAAATGTAGAAAAGGAGGTTTAAATCCTAATTGTGTTGTTATTGTTGCTACTGTTAGAGCATTAAAACATCACGGTGGTGCTAAAATTCTTAATGAAGAAAATTTAGATGCTTTAAAATTAGGTTTAGCTAACTTAGACAAGCATATTGAAAATATGAAAAAATTTAATTTACCAGTTGTTGTAGCAATTAATAAATTTGTTACTGATACTGATGCTGAAATTAGCTTAATTAAGTCTCACTGTGAAAGTTTAGACGCTCCAGTGGCTTTATGTGAAGTTTGGGCTAAAGGTGGTGAAGGTGGTGAAGAACTTGCCAAGCTAGTTCTTGAGAAATTAGAAGAAAATAATACTAAATATAAACCTCTATATAATCTAGATTTACCTATAAAAGATAAAATTTCAAAAATATGTACAGAGATTTATGGAGCAAATGGAGTTACGTTCTCTGGTGCTGCTAATAAAACAATAAAACAACTAGAAGAACTTGGATATGGATCACTTCCAATTTGTATGTCAAAAACTCAAAAATCAATCTCTGATAAAGCTAATCTTCTTGGAAGACCTAATAACTTTACAGTTGAAATTGATACTATCAAATTAGCTGCTGGTGCTGGTTTTATCATTGCTATGGCTGGTGGAATTATTGATATGCCAGGTTTACCAAAAGTTCCTGCTGCTGAACTTATTGATATTGACGAACATGGTGTTATAACTGGATTATTTTAA